One genomic region from Octopus bimaculoides isolate UCB-OBI-ISO-001 chromosome 30, ASM119413v2, whole genome shotgun sequence encodes:
- the LOC106881636 gene encoding uncharacterized protein LOC106881636 isoform X1 — protein MCCRICIEDQTVLKNVNLVVSDIRLLEFPMRLLSLQAKNCQVWNIFYLVLLSVICMLILQDMYYKADSSLKRFSRISQLLENRIKQSTFQAVLQKNATDVKDKAMMIPKRTRYLIYRCTGGVGAVFCSGWGNRLIGIQSTYFLAKATERTFGIIMTHPCALTEIFTPNEYNWDFSLSMFQNMSSIYLSLRDKKDFTYGLTTLDFNAKYPQDVVYIVTNHNYLSQLQSNKLYKDKVPSKSNGALFTKVYQSLFKLRPSVQEELDSFLRKAKPNPKTNLTCAQIRVGKNPSVRWDSRGTMSDKSLNKIWEFLNETQTDSNIFVTTDSEKVRQLAKTYYGKRIFDTEGPIMHLDKPYGVRKLCGGLRKLILDQYILVICDKLIVSPSSFTRMPLMMRGTKNCFTLKGDVIKQI, from the exons atgtgttgCAGAATCTGCATTGAGGATCAGACCGTTTTGAAGAATGTTAACCTGGTAGTctctg atattcgGCTACTGGAATTCCCGATGAGACTGTTATCTTTACAAGCAAAAAACTGCCAG gttTGGAACATCTTCTATTTGGTTCTATTGTCTGtaatatgcatgcttatattacAGGATATGTATTACAAAGCAGACTCTTCTCTAAAAAGATTCTCTCGGATCTCTCAATTGTTG gAAAATCGCATCAAGCAATCCACATTTCAAGCAGTACTACAAAAGAATGCAACTGATGTGAAAGACAAAGCCATGATGATTCCAAAGAGAACGAGATACCTTATTTACAGATGTACTGGCGGAGTCGGTGCCGTTTTTTGTAGCGGTTGGGGTAATCGCTTAATTGGCATCCAGTCGACGTATTTTTTAGCAAAGGCAACAGAGAGGACATTCGGCATTATCATGACACACCCTTGTGCACTAACCGAAATCTTTACGCCAAACGAGTATAACTGGGATTTTTCACTGTCCATGTTTCAGAATATGTCTTCGATCTATCTAAGTTTGCGGGACAAGAAAGACTTCACATACGGTTTAACAACACTGGACTTCAATGCCAAATATCCGCAAGATGTAGTTTATATTGTTACTAACCATAACTATCTTTCCCAACTCCaaagtaataaattatataagGACAAAGTCCCTTCTAAATCTAATGGTGCCTTGTTCACGAAAGTATATCAATCTTTGTTTAAACTGCGTCCAAGCGTTCAGGAAGAACTAGATTCTTTTCTGAGAAAAgccaaaccaaatcccaaaacgaatcTAACTTGTGCTCAAATAAGAGTCGGTAAGAACCCTAGTGTGAGATGGGATAGTCGGGGTACTATGTCAGATAAAAGTTTAAACAAGATAtgggaatttttaaatgaaacacAAACTGATTCTAATATTTTTGTGACCACAGATTCAGAAAAAGTGCGACAATTGGCAAAAACTTATTATGGCAAAAGAATTTTCGACACAGAAGGACCTATTATGCATTTAGATAAACCTTATGGAGTAAGAAAATTATGTGGGGGTTTGCGTAAGTTAATTCTCGACCAATATATCCTTGTGATATGTGATAAATTGATCGTTAGCCCAAGTTCTTTTACCCGTATGCCTCTCATGATGCGTGGGACCAAAAACTGTTTTACGCTTAAAGGTGAtgtgataaaacaaatataa
- the LOC106881636 gene encoding uncharacterized protein LOC106881636 isoform X2, whose amino-acid sequence MCCRICIEDQTVLKNVNLVVSDIRLLEFPMRLLSLQAKNCQDMYYKADSSLKRFSRISQLLENRIKQSTFQAVLQKNATDVKDKAMMIPKRTRYLIYRCTGGVGAVFCSGWGNRLIGIQSTYFLAKATERTFGIIMTHPCALTEIFTPNEYNWDFSLSMFQNMSSIYLSLRDKKDFTYGLTTLDFNAKYPQDVVYIVTNHNYLSQLQSNKLYKDKVPSKSNGALFTKVYQSLFKLRPSVQEELDSFLRKAKPNPKTNLTCAQIRVGKNPSVRWDSRGTMSDKSLNKIWEFLNETQTDSNIFVTTDSEKVRQLAKTYYGKRIFDTEGPIMHLDKPYGVRKLCGGLRKLILDQYILVICDKLIVSPSSFTRMPLMMRGTKNCFTLKGDVIKQI is encoded by the exons atgtgttgCAGAATCTGCATTGAGGATCAGACCGTTTTGAAGAATGTTAACCTGGTAGTctctg atattcgGCTACTGGAATTCCCGATGAGACTGTTATCTTTACAAGCAAAAAACTGCCAG GATATGTATTACAAAGCAGACTCTTCTCTAAAAAGATTCTCTCGGATCTCTCAATTGTTG gAAAATCGCATCAAGCAATCCACATTTCAAGCAGTACTACAAAAGAATGCAACTGATGTGAAAGACAAAGCCATGATGATTCCAAAGAGAACGAGATACCTTATTTACAGATGTACTGGCGGAGTCGGTGCCGTTTTTTGTAGCGGTTGGGGTAATCGCTTAATTGGCATCCAGTCGACGTATTTTTTAGCAAAGGCAACAGAGAGGACATTCGGCATTATCATGACACACCCTTGTGCACTAACCGAAATCTTTACGCCAAACGAGTATAACTGGGATTTTTCACTGTCCATGTTTCAGAATATGTCTTCGATCTATCTAAGTTTGCGGGACAAGAAAGACTTCACATACGGTTTAACAACACTGGACTTCAATGCCAAATATCCGCAAGATGTAGTTTATATTGTTACTAACCATAACTATCTTTCCCAACTCCaaagtaataaattatataagGACAAAGTCCCTTCTAAATCTAATGGTGCCTTGTTCACGAAAGTATATCAATCTTTGTTTAAACTGCGTCCAAGCGTTCAGGAAGAACTAGATTCTTTTCTGAGAAAAgccaaaccaaatcccaaaacgaatcTAACTTGTGCTCAAATAAGAGTCGGTAAGAACCCTAGTGTGAGATGGGATAGTCGGGGTACTATGTCAGATAAAAGTTTAAACAAGATAtgggaatttttaaatgaaacacAAACTGATTCTAATATTTTTGTGACCACAGATTCAGAAAAAGTGCGACAATTGGCAAAAACTTATTATGGCAAAAGAATTTTCGACACAGAAGGACCTATTATGCATTTAGATAAACCTTATGGAGTAAGAAAATTATGTGGGGGTTTGCGTAAGTTAATTCTCGACCAATATATCCTTGTGATATGTGATAAATTGATCGTTAGCCCAAGTTCTTTTACCCGTATGCCTCTCATGATGCGTGGGACCAAAAACTGTTTTACGCTTAAAGGTGAtgtgataaaacaaatataa
- the LOC106881636 gene encoding uncharacterized protein LOC106881636 isoform X3 has translation MRLLSLQAKNCQVWNIFYLVLLSVICMLILQDMYYKADSSLKRFSRISQLLENRIKQSTFQAVLQKNATDVKDKAMMIPKRTRYLIYRCTGGVGAVFCSGWGNRLIGIQSTYFLAKATERTFGIIMTHPCALTEIFTPNEYNWDFSLSMFQNMSSIYLSLRDKKDFTYGLTTLDFNAKYPQDVVYIVTNHNYLSQLQSNKLYKDKVPSKSNGALFTKVYQSLFKLRPSVQEELDSFLRKAKPNPKTNLTCAQIRVGKNPSVRWDSRGTMSDKSLNKIWEFLNETQTDSNIFVTTDSEKVRQLAKTYYGKRIFDTEGPIMHLDKPYGVRKLCGGLRKLILDQYILVICDKLIVSPSSFTRMPLMMRGTKNCFTLKGDVIKQI, from the exons ATGAGACTGTTATCTTTACAAGCAAAAAACTGCCAG gttTGGAACATCTTCTATTTGGTTCTATTGTCTGtaatatgcatgcttatattacAGGATATGTATTACAAAGCAGACTCTTCTCTAAAAAGATTCTCTCGGATCTCTCAATTGTTG gAAAATCGCATCAAGCAATCCACATTTCAAGCAGTACTACAAAAGAATGCAACTGATGTGAAAGACAAAGCCATGATGATTCCAAAGAGAACGAGATACCTTATTTACAGATGTACTGGCGGAGTCGGTGCCGTTTTTTGTAGCGGTTGGGGTAATCGCTTAATTGGCATCCAGTCGACGTATTTTTTAGCAAAGGCAACAGAGAGGACATTCGGCATTATCATGACACACCCTTGTGCACTAACCGAAATCTTTACGCCAAACGAGTATAACTGGGATTTTTCACTGTCCATGTTTCAGAATATGTCTTCGATCTATCTAAGTTTGCGGGACAAGAAAGACTTCACATACGGTTTAACAACACTGGACTTCAATGCCAAATATCCGCAAGATGTAGTTTATATTGTTACTAACCATAACTATCTTTCCCAACTCCaaagtaataaattatataagGACAAAGTCCCTTCTAAATCTAATGGTGCCTTGTTCACGAAAGTATATCAATCTTTGTTTAAACTGCGTCCAAGCGTTCAGGAAGAACTAGATTCTTTTCTGAGAAAAgccaaaccaaatcccaaaacgaatcTAACTTGTGCTCAAATAAGAGTCGGTAAGAACCCTAGTGTGAGATGGGATAGTCGGGGTACTATGTCAGATAAAAGTTTAAACAAGATAtgggaatttttaaatgaaacacAAACTGATTCTAATATTTTTGTGACCACAGATTCAGAAAAAGTGCGACAATTGGCAAAAACTTATTATGGCAAAAGAATTTTCGACACAGAAGGACCTATTATGCATTTAGATAAACCTTATGGAGTAAGAAAATTATGTGGGGGTTTGCGTAAGTTAATTCTCGACCAATATATCCTTGTGATATGTGATAAATTGATCGTTAGCCCAAGTTCTTTTACCCGTATGCCTCTCATGATGCGTGGGACCAAAAACTGTTTTACGCTTAAAGGTGAtgtgataaaacaaatataa
- the LOC106881636 gene encoding uncharacterized protein LOC106881636 isoform X4 produces MRLLSLQAKNCQDMYYKADSSLKRFSRISQLLENRIKQSTFQAVLQKNATDVKDKAMMIPKRTRYLIYRCTGGVGAVFCSGWGNRLIGIQSTYFLAKATERTFGIIMTHPCALTEIFTPNEYNWDFSLSMFQNMSSIYLSLRDKKDFTYGLTTLDFNAKYPQDVVYIVTNHNYLSQLQSNKLYKDKVPSKSNGALFTKVYQSLFKLRPSVQEELDSFLRKAKPNPKTNLTCAQIRVGKNPSVRWDSRGTMSDKSLNKIWEFLNETQTDSNIFVTTDSEKVRQLAKTYYGKRIFDTEGPIMHLDKPYGVRKLCGGLRKLILDQYILVICDKLIVSPSSFTRMPLMMRGTKNCFTLKGDVIKQI; encoded by the exons ATGAGACTGTTATCTTTACAAGCAAAAAACTGCCAG GATATGTATTACAAAGCAGACTCTTCTCTAAAAAGATTCTCTCGGATCTCTCAATTGTTG gAAAATCGCATCAAGCAATCCACATTTCAAGCAGTACTACAAAAGAATGCAACTGATGTGAAAGACAAAGCCATGATGATTCCAAAGAGAACGAGATACCTTATTTACAGATGTACTGGCGGAGTCGGTGCCGTTTTTTGTAGCGGTTGGGGTAATCGCTTAATTGGCATCCAGTCGACGTATTTTTTAGCAAAGGCAACAGAGAGGACATTCGGCATTATCATGACACACCCTTGTGCACTAACCGAAATCTTTACGCCAAACGAGTATAACTGGGATTTTTCACTGTCCATGTTTCAGAATATGTCTTCGATCTATCTAAGTTTGCGGGACAAGAAAGACTTCACATACGGTTTAACAACACTGGACTTCAATGCCAAATATCCGCAAGATGTAGTTTATATTGTTACTAACCATAACTATCTTTCCCAACTCCaaagtaataaattatataagGACAAAGTCCCTTCTAAATCTAATGGTGCCTTGTTCACGAAAGTATATCAATCTTTGTTTAAACTGCGTCCAAGCGTTCAGGAAGAACTAGATTCTTTTCTGAGAAAAgccaaaccaaatcccaaaacgaatcTAACTTGTGCTCAAATAAGAGTCGGTAAGAACCCTAGTGTGAGATGGGATAGTCGGGGTACTATGTCAGATAAAAGTTTAAACAAGATAtgggaatttttaaatgaaacacAAACTGATTCTAATATTTTTGTGACCACAGATTCAGAAAAAGTGCGACAATTGGCAAAAACTTATTATGGCAAAAGAATTTTCGACACAGAAGGACCTATTATGCATTTAGATAAACCTTATGGAGTAAGAAAATTATGTGGGGGTTTGCGTAAGTTAATTCTCGACCAATATATCCTTGTGATATGTGATAAATTGATCGTTAGCCCAAGTTCTTTTACCCGTATGCCTCTCATGATGCGTGGGACCAAAAACTGTTTTACGCTTAAAGGTGAtgtgataaaacaaatataa